A region from the Muribaculum gordoncarteri genome encodes:
- the bcp gene encoding thioredoxin-dependent thiol peroxidase, with translation MKTGDTIPTLLGVNAQGQEVKSTDFAGKPLIIYFYPKDNTPGCTAEACSLRDGYDSLRNLGYEVIGVSKDSSASHAKFAEKYSLPFTLISDPSTELNQAFGVWQKKKMAGREYMGTVRTTFITDADHRVTHIINKVDTKNAAAQIMKLLAESQQS, from the coding sequence ATGAAAACAGGCGACACCATCCCCACTCTCCTCGGAGTCAATGCCCAAGGGCAGGAAGTAAAGTCAACCGACTTTGCCGGAAAGCCCCTGATAATCTATTTCTATCCTAAGGACAACACCCCCGGCTGCACGGCCGAGGCTTGTTCGCTACGCGACGGCTACGACTCATTGCGCAATCTCGGTTACGAGGTGATCGGAGTCAGCAAGGATTCGTCGGCAAGCCATGCAAAGTTTGCCGAAAAATATTCACTCCCCTTTACCCTCATCAGCGACCCGTCGACCGAGCTGAACCAGGCATTCGGAGTGTGGCAGAAAAAGAAAATGGCCGGACGCGAATACATGGGTACCGTGCGCACGACATTCATCACCGATGCCGACCACCGCGTGACCCATATAATCAACAAAGTCGACACCAAAAACGCCGCCGCGCAGATAATGAAGCTGCTCGCCGAAAGCCAACAGTCATAA
- a CDS encoding outer membrane beta-barrel protein encodes MKEEWLKHIHDKMSSFEVDEPDGLWDDLRRNVAAPMPEASRHVMPIWIKRAIRIAAMLAIAVTTVVLITRNDDDLSTDQITQAAGTSSGNAENKLLSSTYIEPDLCSSPTVPPAVHKSSYIPVEMSTEIIPEYGNDCDSVKPESSGEVAGNDKGESTTNESKPEGRPVPKVNDEKSDRIYNNRRMSATKRCDANSGRLSLGVFTSGSPNLSNNRLEYAGKVTGVLGADKASWEDNPMLGILLFNQGQDVANEVKHRLPVRTGLSFAYRINDRLSIESGLLYTLLTSDLKYGSESHYIAGQQKLHYIGVPVNARYRVLSWRSFDLYASAGVLAEKCVSGKIERDFILDNHATQSEKEDVKVKPLQWSVNASAGLQFNITRALGIYAEPGVSCYIDNGSPVETIYSERPLNFNLNVGLRFTLGD; translated from the coding sequence ATGAAAGAGGAATGGCTGAAACACATACATGACAAAATGTCAAGCTTTGAGGTCGACGAGCCTGACGGCCTTTGGGACGACCTGCGACGCAATGTCGCCGCTCCGATGCCTGAAGCGTCACGCCACGTGATGCCTATATGGATAAAAAGAGCCATCCGCATTGCTGCCATGCTCGCTATTGCCGTTACGACTGTTGTGCTGATTACGCGCAATGACGACGACCTCTCTACCGACCAAATCACACAAGCCGCCGGCACCTCTTCCGGCAATGCTGAAAACAAACTTTTATCATCAACATATATAGAACCCGATTTGTGTTCATCGCCGACTGTACCACCGGCAGTACATAAATCATCATATATTCCGGTTGAAATGTCAACCGAAATAATACCGGAATATGGAAATGATTGTGATTCGGTCAAGCCTGAAAGCTCCGGTGAAGTTGCCGGTAACGATAAGGGCGAGTCAACGACTAACGAATCCAAGCCGGAAGGTCGGCCGGTTCCGAAGGTAAACGATGAGAAATCCGACCGGATATACAACAACAGGCGTATGAGCGCGACAAAACGCTGTGATGCAAATTCTGGACGCTTGTCGCTTGGAGTGTTTACATCGGGTAGTCCCAACTTATCGAATAACCGCCTGGAATATGCCGGAAAAGTCACCGGTGTACTTGGTGCCGACAAGGCGTCATGGGAGGATAATCCCATGCTCGGTATACTTCTGTTCAATCAGGGACAAGATGTGGCCAATGAAGTGAAACATCGTTTGCCGGTAAGGACGGGACTTTCATTTGCCTATCGCATCAACGATCGCCTGTCAATCGAGAGCGGCCTGTTGTACACGCTTCTAACCTCCGACCTGAAGTACGGAAGCGAAAGCCACTACATCGCGGGGCAGCAGAAGCTGCACTATATAGGAGTGCCTGTAAATGCACGTTACCGGGTGCTGTCCTGGCGTTCATTTGACCTCTATGCCTCGGCCGGAGTGCTTGCTGAAAAGTGTGTTTCGGGAAAAATAGAAAGGGATTTTATTCTTGACAATCACGCTACACAATCCGAGAAAGAGGATGTAAAGGTTAAGCCTCTGCAATGGTCGGTAAATGCCTCGGCAGGATTGCAGTTCAACATCACACGCGCGTTAGGCATCTATGCCGAGCCGGGCGTAAGCTGTTATATCGACAACGGTTCGCCTGTTGAAACAATCTACAGCGAACGGCCTCTTAACTTCAATCTAAACGTAGGATTGCGATTCACATTGGGTGACTGA
- a CDS encoding RNA polymerase sigma factor, with protein sequence MTVNANDNERLLVSGVRRGDTAAMKAVYKLHIRYLTAVCSRYIINPEDVKDILQESFMKVFSAIDTFEYRGEGSLKGWLTKIVINETLRFIRRNSRLDFQEITEAEASIPYEDPRLDDMDAEVIYRFIRELPDGYRTIFNLFVIEGKSHKEISEMLNIKANTSASQLFRAKAMLAMKIKQYQK encoded by the coding sequence ATGACAGTGAATGCTAACGACAACGAACGATTGTTGGTAAGTGGTGTCCGCCGAGGTGATACTGCTGCCATGAAAGCTGTCTATAAACTTCACATTCGTTATCTTACGGCTGTGTGCTCACGCTATATCATCAATCCCGAGGATGTAAAGGATATTCTGCAGGAAAGTTTCATGAAAGTATTCTCGGCCATCGATACATTCGAGTATCGGGGCGAAGGTTCTTTAAAAGGATGGCTCACGAAAATCGTGATAAACGAAACGCTGCGATTCATACGTCGCAACAGCCGATTAGATTTTCAGGAAATAACCGAAGCCGAGGCATCAATTCCCTACGAGGATCCGCGCCTCGACGACATGGATGCCGAAGTGATATACCGGTTCATCAGGGAACTTCCCGACGGGTACCGCACGATATTCAATCTATTCGTAATCGAAGGGAAGAGCCATAAGGAAATATCGGAGATGCTTAATATAAAAGCTAACACTTCGGCGTCACAGCTTTTCAGAGCAAAGGCCATGCTTGCCATGAAAATAAAGCAATATCAGAAATAA
- a CDS encoding NigD1/NigD2 family lipoprotein, with the protein MNKFKHFITPLLFVGLAVTFQSCLDDDDDKAMYHPTALVTVEPADDESFIMHLDDNTILQPVNMAKSPYGKKEVRALVNFSETVAPENGGSFRKVYVNWLDSIRTKRPVPTTDINDSKFGNDPVEIMRDWVTVAEDGYLTLRVRTRWNNPSAVHELNLLTGVNPENPHEFELRHNAHGDTNGEWGDGLIAFNLNGLPELNGTISIKLRWKSFSGEKTSEFSLRMRDGKQPQLLVEQLSDINIK; encoded by the coding sequence ATGAATAAATTTAAACATTTCATCACTCCGCTTCTTTTTGTGGGATTGGCCGTAACATTCCAGTCATGTTTGGACGATGACGACGATAAGGCTATGTATCATCCCACCGCCTTGGTTACAGTAGAACCGGCTGACGACGAATCATTCATCATGCATCTCGATGACAACACTATTCTTCAGCCCGTAAATATGGCTAAGTCGCCTTATGGCAAGAAAGAAGTGAGAGCGCTTGTGAATTTCTCGGAAACCGTGGCTCCTGAAAATGGCGGCAGCTTCCGCAAGGTCTACGTAAACTGGCTTGACAGTATACGCACGAAGCGCCCTGTGCCGACGACCGACATCAATGATTCCAAATTCGGTAACGACCCCGTGGAGATTATGCGTGACTGGGTTACAGTTGCCGAGGACGGATACTTAACCCTGCGTGTGCGCACACGTTGGAACAATCCGTCGGCAGTACACGAGCTCAACCTGCTCACAGGAGTTAATCCCGAAAATCCCCATGAATTTGAACTGCGTCACAATGCTCACGGCGACACTAACGGAGAGTGGGGCGACGGACTCATCGCATTCAATCTCAACGGCCTTCCCGAGCTTAACGGCACTATAAGCATAAAACTGCGTTGGAAGTCGTTCTCGGGCGAAAAGACATCGGAGTTCAGCCTGAGGATGCGCGACGGCAAGCAGCCGCAATTGCTTGTCGAACAGCTCAGCGACATTAACATCAAGTAA
- a CDS encoding RsiV family protein, whose amino-acid sequence MKKKGTFVLAAAILISSMISCGVKKNDRPDEEISSNGMVLDSVEIYDSITANGSCKALCKISVMYPTGDNTVDDSVRAWIADRLAYSYKDNSTPSFTITKEMQNNVPEMAKLACDSLLNSSRRDFNSMKGFSINYTFDYSIDTVYTAPSYITYCFNSYCYLGGAHGGSMFQPATFSKADGTMLTWDNTIKRDDEPAVIAMIKRELAKQFFTPESGWTMDDGLIVSPDSIKLPVTPPLFDAEGLVVTYQQYEISPYAAGMPSCVLPLDSIASSLTPTAKATVMPDDASTR is encoded by the coding sequence ATGAAGAAAAAAGGTACATTTGTATTAGCGGCTGCGATATTAATCAGCAGCATGATAAGTTGTGGAGTAAAGAAAAACGACCGGCCGGATGAAGAAATTTCTTCCAACGGCATGGTCCTGGACTCTGTTGAAATCTACGATTCCATAACGGCCAATGGGAGCTGCAAGGCTTTGTGCAAGATAAGCGTTATGTACCCCACAGGCGATAACACAGTCGATGACTCGGTGAGAGCCTGGATAGCCGACAGGCTGGCATATTCTTACAAAGACAATTCGACACCTTCATTCACTATAACTAAGGAGATGCAGAACAATGTGCCGGAAATGGCAAAGCTTGCTTGCGACTCGTTACTTAACTCGTCACGCCGCGATTTCAACAGCATGAAGGGATTCAGCATCAACTACACTTTCGACTATTCAATCGACACCGTGTATACTGCACCATCATATATTACCTACTGCTTCAACAGCTACTGCTATCTCGGCGGAGCGCATGGAGGCTCTATGTTCCAGCCCGCGACATTCTCCAAGGCCGACGGAACAATGTTGACATGGGACAACACGATAAAGCGTGACGATGAGCCGGCCGTTATCGCCATGATAAAGCGGGAACTCGCCAAGCAGTTTTTCACGCCTGAAAGCGGATGGACAATGGATGACGGACTGATCGTAAGCCCCGACTCGATCAAGCTTCCCGTGACACCGCCGCTATTTGATGCCGAAGGGCTGGTGGTGACCTACCAGCAGTATGAAATATCGCCCTACGCTGCGGGAATGCCGTCATGTGTGCTGCCGCTTGACTCAATCGCTTCCAGCCTCACCCCTACCGCCAAGGCCACAGTTATGCCCGACGACGCATCGACCCGATAG
- a CDS encoding DUF4405 domain-containing protein, with the protein MNKNLKTIIDSALVLCFVVVLTTGVMLHLKKHGIIIEPRPLLKMLHYCTGFVMVALTAVHVGNYIKSFKALSVKYPYTVINSQVLMVMLAIVFLTGLVKLLSPVKILNLGLWHYWLGIIMSVAAVIHLWRMLPWLMRKYRR; encoded by the coding sequence ATGAATAAGAACTTAAAGACTATCATTGACAGCGCGTTGGTGCTATGTTTTGTTGTGGTGCTGACGACGGGTGTAATGCTGCACCTTAAAAAGCATGGCATAATAATAGAGCCGCGTCCCTTGTTGAAGATGCTGCATTACTGTACAGGCTTTGTGATGGTGGCGCTTACCGCTGTCCATGTGGGAAACTACATCAAGTCATTCAAGGCTTTGAGCGTGAAGTATCCCTACACCGTGATCAATTCACAGGTGTTGATGGTGATGCTTGCAATCGTCTTTTTGACGGGGCTTGTCAAGCTGTTGTCGCCCGTGAAGATACTCAATCTCGGACTGTGGCACTATTGGCTCGGCATCATTATGTCGGTAGCCGCCGTGATTCATTTGTGGCGAATGTTGCCGTGGCTGATGCGCAAATACCGCCGTTAA
- the argS gene encoding arginine--tRNA ligase codes for MSIDNIIAQAVAHAVKALYGVDADPSSIVPQTTKKEFEGNLTIVVFPWVKAARKSPEAVGTEIGDWLVANEPAVNRFNVIKGFLNIVIEPTYFTSMLRHIEETPDYGFKKADADSPLVMVEYSSPNTNKPLHLGHIRNNLLGYSLAQILKACGNRVVKTNIVNDRGIHICKSMLAWRKWGEGATPESTGKKGDHLIGDFYVLFDKHYKAELKELMDKGMTQEEAEKASPLMLEAREMLRRWEQKDPEIRSLWEMMNNWVYAGFDETYKRLGVDFDKIYYESNTYLEGKDKVLEGLEKGIMYRKDDGSVWADLTDAGLDHKLLLRSDGTSVYMTQDIGTAKLRYQDYPIDKMIYVVGNEQNYHFQVLSLLLDRLGFKWGKDLVHFSYGMVELPEGKMKSREGTVVDADDLMDEMIQGAREVSAERGKGDFTPEEADEIARIVGMGALKYFLLKVDPRKNMTFNPKESIDFNGNTGPFIQYTYARIRSVLRKAAEAGYTATGYDMVEPNEKEISLIQHLADFPATVAEAGRIYSPALIANYVYDLVKEYNQFYHDYTILNEPDAAVRALRLALSQCVAGVVRSGMSLLGIEVPERM; via the coding sequence ATGTCAATAGATAACATCATAGCACAAGCCGTAGCGCATGCCGTGAAGGCTCTGTACGGAGTCGATGCCGACCCGTCGTCGATAGTGCCGCAAACGACCAAGAAAGAGTTTGAAGGCAATCTCACAATCGTTGTTTTCCCCTGGGTAAAGGCCGCACGCAAGTCGCCTGAAGCAGTAGGAACCGAAATAGGCGACTGGCTCGTTGCAAACGAACCCGCCGTCAATCGATTCAATGTCATCAAGGGATTCCTGAACATCGTAATCGAGCCTACCTACTTCACTTCGATGCTGCGACACATCGAGGAAACCCCCGACTACGGATTCAAGAAAGCCGATGCCGACAGTCCGCTGGTAATGGTTGAGTATTCATCGCCCAACACCAACAAGCCTCTCCATCTCGGCCACATTCGCAACAATCTCCTCGGCTACAGCCTTGCACAGATACTCAAGGCCTGCGGCAACCGTGTCGTAAAAACCAACATCGTCAACGACCGCGGAATCCATATATGCAAGTCCATGCTCGCATGGCGCAAGTGGGGCGAGGGCGCAACCCCCGAATCGACCGGAAAGAAGGGCGACCACCTCATCGGCGACTTCTATGTGCTCTTTGACAAGCACTACAAGGCCGAACTGAAAGAGCTCATGGATAAAGGCATGACTCAGGAAGAGGCCGAAAAGGCATCGCCCCTGATGCTTGAGGCGCGTGAGATGCTGCGCCGCTGGGAGCAGAAGGATCCCGAAATACGTTCATTGTGGGAGATGATGAACAACTGGGTGTATGCCGGATTTGACGAAACCTACAAGCGACTCGGAGTCGACTTCGACAAGATATACTACGAGAGCAACACCTACCTCGAAGGAAAGGACAAAGTGCTCGAAGGTCTTGAAAAAGGCATCATGTATCGCAAGGACGACGGCTCGGTGTGGGCCGACCTTACCGATGCCGGACTCGACCACAAGCTACTTCTGCGCAGCGACGGCACTTCGGTCTACATGACCCAGGACATAGGCACCGCAAAGCTCCGCTACCAGGACTACCCCATCGACAAGATGATATATGTCGTAGGAAATGAGCAGAACTATCACTTCCAGGTGCTATCGCTGCTTCTCGACCGACTCGGCTTCAAGTGGGGAAAGGACCTCGTGCACTTCTCCTACGGAATGGTCGAGCTCCCCGAGGGCAAAATGAAGAGCCGCGAGGGAACAGTGGTCGACGCCGACGACCTGATGGACGAGATGATACAGGGCGCACGCGAAGTATCGGCCGAACGCGGAAAGGGTGACTTCACCCCCGAGGAGGCCGACGAGATAGCCCGCATCGTGGGCATGGGCGCGCTCAAATACTTCCTCCTCAAGGTTGACCCGCGCAAAAACATGACCTTCAATCCCAAGGAGTCGATCGACTTCAACGGCAACACAGGTCCTTTCATCCAGTACACCTACGCACGCATCCGCTCAGTGCTCCGCAAGGCCGCCGAAGCCGGATACACCGCCACTGGCTACGACATGGTCGAGCCCAACGAGAAGGAGATATCGCTCATCCAGCACCTCGCCGACTTCCCCGCAACGGTAGCCGAGGCCGGACGCATCTACTCGCCCGCTCTCATAGCCAACTATGTCTACGATCTCGTGAAGGAGTACAACCAGTTCTATCACGACTACACTATTCTTAACGAGCCCGATGCTGCAGTGCGCGCACTGCGACTCGCTCTGAGCCAATGCGTGGCCGGAGTCGTGCGCAGTGGAATGTCGCTGCTTGGCATCGAAGTCCCCGAAAGAATGTAA
- a CDS encoding Bax inhibitor-1/YccA family protein: MNNYNLNSYNNQALDSHVSGVMKRVYVKMFLAMIVTALAAWACTVIPGIGMFLATHSWVYWGIAILELVLVFSLSGAINKMNSSTASLIFYLYSLLNGVTFAFIFMAYTPVSIFKTFAITAGVFGAMSIYGYFTERDLTKIGSFLTMAIIGLFIAMIVNIFWANSTLEWIVSIAGVIIFVGLTAWDTQKIKQWAESGIGATDGRLATIGALTLYLDFINLFLFLLRFFGASSRD; encoded by the coding sequence ATGAACAATTACAACCTCAATTCCTACAACAATCAGGCCCTCGACAGTCACGTGTCAGGCGTCATGAAGCGCGTCTACGTTAAAATGTTCCTGGCCATGATTGTAACAGCGTTAGCTGCATGGGCATGCACCGTTATTCCCGGCATAGGCATGTTCCTGGCAACCCACTCATGGGTCTACTGGGGAATCGCCATCCTTGAGCTGGTGCTCGTGTTCAGCCTCTCGGGCGCCATCAACAAAATGAATTCAAGCACCGCGTCACTGATATTCTACCTCTATTCACTGCTCAACGGTGTAACGTTTGCCTTCATTTTCATGGCCTATACCCCGGTGTCGATCTTCAAGACATTCGCCATCACAGCTGGTGTATTCGGCGCCATGAGTATCTACGGCTACTTCACCGAGCGTGACTTGACCAAGATAGGCTCATTCCTTACAATGGCCATCATAGGCTTGTTCATAGCTATGATTGTCAACATCTTCTGGGCCAACTCAACACTTGAATGGATAGTGTCGATAGCCGGTGTGATCATATTCGTAGGCCTCACAGCCTGGGACACCCAGAAAATCAAGCAGTGGGCCGAGAGCGGAATCGGAGCCACCGACGGTCGACTCGCAACCATAGGAGCGCTCACACTCTATCTCGACTTCATCAACCTCTTCTTGTTCCTGTTGAGATTCTTCGGAGCCTCATCACGCGACTAA
- a CDS encoding DUF6088 family protein, with the protein MAIWFCRKNIINLRQNHCKYQMQSIEDRIITSISKRGRGTIVSPLDYAGYGDSKAVQKAFERLAVSQKLIRVARGIYCYPKIDKALGLGVLYPTFEEIAAAIARRDKAKIVPTGIYALNKLGLSTQLPMNVVYLTDGSSRKVKLDGERGIQFKHTAKKNLAFQNDFAMLLTFALREIGENNLTAEQLAHVQELIKSVPIETIKKDFALIPAWIRKIILASYE; encoded by the coding sequence ATGGCAATTTGGTTTTGTCGCAAAAATATTATAAATTTGCGACAAAACCATTGCAAATATCAAATGCAATCTATTGAGGACAGAATAATTACAAGCATATCAAAGCGCGGAAGAGGCACAATAGTATCACCTCTCGATTACGCAGGATATGGCGATTCAAAGGCCGTTCAAAAAGCCTTTGAACGGCTGGCTGTTTCCCAAAAACTTATAAGGGTGGCACGTGGTATATATTGTTATCCCAAAATTGACAAGGCTTTGGGATTGGGTGTGCTTTATCCTACCTTTGAAGAGATTGCCGCTGCTATTGCCCGGCGCGACAAGGCGAAGATTGTACCGACCGGGATATATGCGCTAAATAAACTTGGGTTGTCAACACAGCTGCCTATGAATGTCGTTTACCTTACCGACGGCTCATCTCGTAAGGTAAAGCTTGACGGAGAAAGGGGTATTCAATTCAAGCATACGGCGAAAAAGAATCTGGCATTTCAAAACGATTTTGCCATGCTCCTTACATTCGCACTCCGTGAAATCGGAGAGAACAATCTTACAGCTGAACAGTTGGCGCATGTGCAGGAGTTGATTAAGAGCGTACCAATTGAAACTATAAAAAAGGATTTTGCTCTAATCCCGGCATGGATTCGTAAAATAATACTTGCATCCTATGAATAA
- a CDS encoding nucleotidyl transferase AbiEii/AbiGii toxin family protein, producing the protein MNKFLTLTEAQRRTVFEQTAIRIKLPVASIEKDFWVTEILNILFSLPYADKMVFKGRTSLSKIWGVIRRFSEDIDIAIDRSMFGIEGDVTKKQLKKLRKASSIFVRDTFANDLIATTEQTGLSDFVTIKADPDGEGDATYPEPRQIHIIYKSVLPSGTNPYLRDEVLLEVGARSLFEPTAKAKIESFVTAAYPHLTSNDKEIQVVTAVAEKTFLEKAFLLHELFTTEGCRNANRKSRHLYDLYKMLEAGIADMAIPNNELWETIRHHREVFTSIRDVDYTPDVRKRIALTPPESVIEDWRNDYDTMVANMIYEDKVPTFSDILAGATKIESKFKTL; encoded by the coding sequence ATGAATAAGTTTCTGACACTTACCGAGGCTCAACGCCGCACTGTATTTGAACAGACGGCGATAAGAATCAAACTCCCCGTCGCCTCTATCGAGAAAGACTTTTGGGTGACAGAGATACTCAACATTCTTTTCTCGCTGCCATACGCTGACAAGATGGTATTCAAGGGTCGCACATCACTTAGTAAGATATGGGGTGTTATCCGACGGTTTTCTGAGGATATAGATATTGCGATTGACCGCAGTATGTTCGGAATAGAGGGAGATGTCACAAAGAAACAGTTAAAGAAACTTCGTAAAGCCTCCTCTATATTTGTGAGAGATACATTTGCCAACGACCTCATAGCGACAACAGAACAGACGGGATTGAGCGATTTCGTTACCATAAAAGCAGACCCGGATGGAGAAGGCGATGCCACATACCCGGAACCCCGTCAGATTCATATAATCTATAAATCGGTATTGCCTTCCGGCACAAATCCATATCTACGCGATGAGGTGTTGTTGGAAGTGGGAGCGCGCTCATTATTTGAACCGACCGCTAAAGCCAAGATTGAATCATTTGTAACCGCAGCCTACCCGCATCTGACATCAAACGACAAGGAAATTCAGGTCGTCACAGCCGTCGCTGAGAAAACATTTCTTGAAAAGGCGTTTCTATTGCATGAGCTGTTCACGACCGAGGGTTGTCGTAATGCCAACCGCAAGTCAAGGCACCTTTATGACCTGTACAAGATGCTTGAAGCCGGTATTGCAGACATGGCCATCCCAAATAATGAACTATGGGAAACCATACGCCACCATCGGGAAGTGTTCACTTCAATTCGAGATGTTGACTATACACCGGATGTTCGCAAACGGATTGCCCTCACTCCCCCTGAAAGCGTCATAGAGGACTGGAGAAACGACTACGACACAATGGTCGCGAACATGATTTATGAAGATAAAGTTCCAACATTCTCCGACATCCTTGCAGGTGCAACAAAAATAGAAAGCAAATTCAAAACACTCTAA
- a CDS encoding site-specific integrase, producing the protein MDKYKHRVSFRLEKRKDKEGNYATELPINADITFGGKRIWYYTGYKIAPSKWDEKAQRVKRNNFNSDNISSTDINLRLGKIEAAVDTAFGQLELLDEAVTPATVREELKRVLNEEKGTRLTIHQTYQLLIDEREKEIKESLSTAQWTVSTLKKHKTMLRHLTDFRCGLYFEDVNDDLLAKFELFLVGKGLANGYVSKSMRDIQTFLNWATRKGYNKSTAYKTYQPRFRDETKSDSTVNLFALTEEELLAIMTFPTHRSAIDRARDVFLFSCFTGLRFSDVMNLRWSNIKGDIIDITAKKTSHRQRFALATEALRIIAKYPKSPDETDPCVFPQISNQKYNAHLKEVGKLAGMTGDWITEKQSGREKTREVRPKYELLTSHVARRTFVTMCLRKGMSPEDIRAVTGHTTADMMMKYVKFDDESKREKMSILNANRQQECETVFDYGVSTEERMKLGIPEQSAYFELFEGDTSSVTAHLALLFHFRKDFDRRATYMKRLPNNKFNEVIEVIIGMEIS; encoded by the coding sequence ATGGATAAGTACAAACATCGCGTTAGCTTCCGGTTGGAGAAGCGAAAAGACAAAGAAGGCAATTATGCTACCGAACTCCCCATCAACGCCGACATTACATTCGGTGGCAAAAGAATATGGTACTATACCGGATATAAGATAGCTCCATCAAAGTGGGACGAAAAAGCCCAACGTGTAAAGCGCAATAATTTCAATTCAGATAACATTTCTTCGACAGACATCAATTTGCGCCTTGGAAAAATAGAAGCCGCTGTTGATACGGCTTTCGGGCAATTAGAATTGCTTGATGAGGCTGTTACTCCTGCTACCGTCAGGGAGGAATTGAAGCGGGTGCTTAATGAAGAGAAAGGAACACGCCTTACCATACACCAGACATATCAGTTGCTTATTGACGAAAGGGAAAAGGAGATAAAAGAATCACTATCGACAGCACAATGGACTGTAAGTACATTGAAGAAACATAAGACGATGCTGCGTCATCTGACTGATTTCCGTTGTGGACTGTATTTTGAGGATGTAAATGACGATTTATTGGCGAAATTTGAGTTATTCCTTGTTGGCAAAGGGCTTGCCAACGGGTATGTCAGTAAGTCAATGCGTGATATACAGACGTTCCTAAATTGGGCCACAAGGAAAGGTTACAACAAGAGTACAGCCTATAAGACGTATCAACCGAGATTTCGTGATGAAACAAAATCAGACTCCACAGTAAATCTATTCGCTCTTACAGAGGAAGAATTGTTGGCTATCATGACATTTCCGACCCATAGATCGGCTATAGATAGAGCAAGAGATGTGTTTTTGTTTTCTTGCTTTACCGGGCTGAGGTTTTCTGATGTGATGAATTTACGTTGGTCCAATATCAAAGGTGATATAATTGATATTACAGCGAAGAAGACAAGTCATCGCCAACGGTTTGCGTTGGCTACGGAGGCTTTGCGTATCATCGCTAAATACCCAAAGTCGCCCGATGAGACCGATCCTTGCGTTTTTCCTCAAATCTCCAATCAGAAGTATAATGCTCACTTGAAAGAGGTTGGAAAGTTGGCAGGCATGACAGGCGATTGGATTACAGAGAAGCAAAGCGGTAGGGAAAAGACAAGAGAAGTTCGTCCAAAATATGAATTGCTTACCTCCCACGTTGCCCGGCGCACATTTGTGACGATGTGTCTGCGAAAAGGAATGTCGCCTGAAGATATACGCGCCGTCACAGGACATACTACCGCCGACATGATGATGAAGTATGTGAAGTTCGACGATGAAAGCAAGCGCGAGAAGATGAGCATACTTAATGCGAATCGTCAACAAGAATGCGAAACCGTATTTGATTATGGAGTCAGCACCGAGGAGCGAATGAAACTCGGCATACCAGAACAATCAGCATACTTTGAATTGTTTGAGGGCGATACGTCATCCGTAACCGCACACCTCGCACTGCTATTTCATTTTCGCAAGGACTTTGACCGCAGAGCTACATATATGAAGCGTTTGCCAAATAATAAATTCAATGAGGTTATTGAAGTTATAATTGGTATGGAAATATCCTGA